One Campylobacter concisus DNA segment encodes these proteins:
- a CDS encoding lactate/malate family dehydrogenase, with protein sequence MKISVVGAGNVGASIAYALCMRELCDEIALVDIFGDVARAKAIDLAQSSCVFNAKTSVCGGDDFVLIEGSDIVIVTAGSPRKEGQTREDLLLKNAVVVKQTAQKIAEFAKNAVIIVVTNPLDVMVWTAHKFSGFSKNKVIGMAGELDSARCRYELALLKDKDASKLRAKIVGAHNDEMIVSASNISEKLNENELKALKKETSTGGAKIVKLLGTSAYYAPAAAAVKMCEMIVGKGDEIISASVLIDDELSCGRLVRLGRDGLKEILELNLNENEQEQLSKSEAEIRKNIKFLKENLE encoded by the coding sequence ATGAAAATAAGTGTAGTTGGAGCTGGAAACGTCGGTGCTAGCATAGCTTATGCACTTTGTATGAGAGAGCTTTGCGATGAGATCGCGCTTGTAGATATATTTGGCGATGTGGCGCGCGCAAAAGCGATCGATCTAGCGCAGTCAAGCTGCGTCTTTAACGCAAAAACTAGCGTTTGTGGTGGCGATGATTTTGTGTTAATTGAAGGCAGTGACATCGTCATAGTTACAGCTGGAAGCCCAAGAAAAGAGGGTCAAACTAGAGAAGATCTGCTACTTAAAAATGCCGTTGTCGTAAAGCAAACAGCGCAAAAGATAGCTGAATTTGCCAAAAACGCAGTGATAATAGTCGTCACAAATCCGCTTGATGTGATGGTCTGGACGGCTCATAAATTTAGTGGTTTTAGCAAAAACAAAGTGATCGGCATGGCTGGCGAGCTTGATAGCGCAAGGTGCAGATATGAGCTAGCGCTTTTAAAAGATAAGGACGCTAGCAAGCTAAGAGCAAAGATCGTCGGCGCTCACAATGACGAGATGATCGTATCAGCTAGCAATATAAGCGAAAAATTAAATGAAAATGAGCTAAAAGCGCTCAAAAAAGAGACAAGCACCGGTGGCGCAAAGATAGTTAAGCTCCTTGGCACTTCGGCTTATTACGCACCAGCGGCTGCAGCTGTGAAGATGTGCGAGATGATCGTTGGCAAGGGCGATGAGATAATAAGCGCTAGCGTGCTAATAGATGATGAGCTAAGTTGCGGCAGGCTAGTAAGGCTCGGACGTGATGGCTTGAAAGAAATTTTAGAGCTAAATTTAAACGAAAACGAGCAAGAGCAACTAAGCAAAAGCGAAGCTGAGATCAGAAAAAACATTAAATTTTTAAAAGAAAATTTGGAATAG
- a CDS encoding 4Fe-4S dicluster domain-containing protein yields the protein MIVKENVPVWVDESRCKACDVCVSYCPAGVLGMRLEPKAVLGKMIEVVYADSCIGCRDCELHCPDFAIYVADKGFKFAKLTPESKERAAAVKANKFAKLGESA from the coding sequence ATGATAGTAAAAGAAAATGTGCCCGTTTGGGTCGATGAGAGCAGGTGTAAGGCCTGTGATGTCTGTGTGAGCTACTGCCCAGCAGGCGTGCTAGGTATGAGGCTTGAGCCAAAGGCGGTGCTTGGCAAGATGATAGAGGTGGTCTATGCTGACTCATGCATAGGATGCCGTGACTGCGAGCTTCACTGTCCTGATTTTGCCATTTATGTGGCTGATAAAGGTTTTAAATTTGCAAAGCTAACGCCTGAGAGCAAAGAGCGAGCTGCGGCCGTAAAGGCAAATAAATTTGCAAAACTTGGAGAGAGCGCATGA
- a CDS encoding 2-oxoglutarate synthase subunit alpha, whose translation MREVVSTGNALVARAAVECGCNFFGGYPITPSSEIAHELSVLLPKHGGTFIQMEDEIAGISVALGASASGAKAMTASSGPGISLKAEQIGLGFIAEIPLVIVNVMRGGPSTGLPTRVAQGDILQAKNPTHGDVNMIVLAPSSLEECYTQTVRAFNLAARFMTPVMLLLDETIGHMQARVSLPEISELEIYKRREFSGEPKEYKPYEAAPDAPATLNPFFKGYHYHITGLHHGATGFPTEDGKIVEYSMNRLFNKINLHTVECEKFEEFMLNDAEICIIAFGSVALSAKQAILNLREKGLKVGLFKPLTLFPAPAKKLKEISDKFKKILVCELNLGQYSGEISKIILRDDFAKLLKANGRPISPSEIEAKIGEIYGF comes from the coding sequence ATGAGAGAGGTAGTATCAACTGGCAATGCCCTAGTAGCAAGGGCTGCAGTCGAGTGTGGCTGTAACTTCTTTGGCGGATATCCTATCACTCCAAGCAGTGAGATCGCCCACGAGTTAAGCGTGCTTTTGCCAAAACATGGCGGCACATTTATACAGATGGAAGATGAGATAGCTGGCATTTCCGTAGCACTTGGTGCAAGTGCGAGCGGTGCTAAAGCGATGACTGCAAGTTCTGGTCCTGGAATTTCACTAAAGGCTGAGCAAATAGGCCTTGGCTTTATCGCAGAGATACCGCTTGTCATCGTAAATGTTATGCGCGGTGGCCCTTCAACTGGTCTGCCTACCCGCGTCGCACAAGGCGATATCTTGCAGGCTAAAAACCCAACTCACGGCGATGTAAATATGATAGTTTTGGCCCCTAGTAGCCTAGAGGAGTGCTATACGCAGACGGTTCGCGCCTTTAACCTCGCAGCTAGGTTTATGACACCAGTTATGCTGCTACTTGATGAGACGATAGGTCACATGCAAGCAAGGGTTAGTTTGCCTGAGATCAGCGAGCTAGAAATTTATAAAAGAAGAGAATTTAGCGGCGAGCCAAAAGAGTATAAACCATACGAGGCCGCACCAGACGCGCCAGCCACGCTAAATCCTTTCTTTAAAGGCTATCACTACCATATAACTGGGCTTCATCACGGCGCTACTGGCTTTCCAACAGAAGATGGCAAGATCGTTGAATACTCAATGAATAGGCTGTTTAATAAGATAAATTTACACACTGTTGAGTGCGAGAAATTTGAAGAGTTTATGCTAAATGATGCTGAAATTTGCATCATCGCCTTTGGTAGCGTGGCGCTTTCGGCTAAGCAAGCGATATTAAATTTACGTGAAAAAGGGCTAAAAGTAGGGCTGTTTAAGCCACTCACACTTTTCCCAGCTCCAGCTAAAAAGCTAAAAGAGATATCAGATAAATTTAAGAAAATTTTAGTCTGCGAGCTAAATTTAGGTCAATATAGTGGCGAAATTTCAAAGATCATCTTAAGAGATGACTTTGCAAAACTGCTAAAAGCAAACGGCAGACCGATAAGCCCAAGCGAGATCGAGGCGAAGATAGGAGAAATTTATGGCTTTTAA
- a CDS encoding 2-oxoglutarate ferredoxin oxidoreductase subunit beta, with protein MAFNYDKYLRTDKMPTLWCWGCGDGVILKALIRAIDTMGWDMNDVCVVSGIGCSGRFSGYLDCNTIHTTHGRAVAYATGVKMANPDKHVIVVTGDGDGLAIGGNHTIHGCRRNVGLNHILINNFIYALTNSQTSPTTPKGMWTVTAQYGNIDPSFDACKLATAAGASFVARGSVIEPEKLTKLFVEGFSHDGYSFFDVFSNCHINLGRKNKMGEAVKNLEWIKGRTTSKVKFDMLSDEEKEGIFPLGVLHKDEKKIEYTKAYDMVRKAAMSGEAIDFKELA; from the coding sequence ATGGCTTTTAATTACGATAAATATTTACGAACAGATAAAATGCCTACTCTTTGGTGCTGGGGCTGTGGCGACGGCGTCATACTAAAGGCACTCATCCGTGCTATCGACACCATGGGCTGGGACATGAACGACGTTTGCGTGGTCTCAGGCATAGGCTGCTCTGGGCGCTTTAGCGGATATCTTGACTGCAACACCATCCACACAACTCACGGCAGAGCTGTAGCATATGCTACTGGCGTAAAGATGGCAAACCCAGACAAGCACGTCATAGTTGTAACTGGCGACGGCGACGGACTAGCGATCGGAGGCAACCACACGATACACGGATGTCGCCGAAATGTCGGGCTAAATCACATCTTAATCAACAACTTCATCTACGCGCTAACCAACTCGCAAACCAGCCCAACCACGCCAAAAGGCATGTGGACGGTCACAGCGCAGTATGGTAACATCGATCCTAGCTTTGACGCCTGTAAGCTCGCAACCGCTGCAGGTGCTAGCTTTGTAGCGCGTGGCAGCGTCATCGAACCAGAGAAGCTTACAAAGCTCTTTGTAGAGGGCTTTAGTCACGATGGATACAGCTTTTTTGACGTATTTTCAAACTGCCACATAAATTTAGGACGCAAGAACAAAATGGGCGAGGCAGTGAAAAATTTAGAGTGGATAAAGGGTCGCACGACGAGCAAGGTTAAATTTGACATGCTAAGCGACGAGGAGAAAGAGGGTATTTTCCCACTTGGTGTGCTGCACAAAGATGAAAAGAAGATAGAGTACACCAAGGCTTACGACATGGTAAGAAAGGCTGCAATGAGCGGTGAGGCGATCGATTTTAAGGAGCTAGCATGA
- a CDS encoding 2-oxoacid:acceptor oxidoreductase family protein, whose amino-acid sequence MKSQLRFVGVGGQGVILAGEILSAAKIKAGGYGVKASTYTSQVRGGPTKVDIILDEKEILYPYANEGEIEFMLATAQISYDAFKSGVKEGSAIVVEPNLVKVSDEDKKRWKIYEIPIISIAKDEVGNVITQSVVALGVAVAMSGCMDENLVREEMLASVPEKVKEANAKAYELGLKYAKELLK is encoded by the coding sequence ATGAAGTCACAGCTAAGATTTGTCGGCGTTGGTGGACAGGGCGTCATACTAGCAGGCGAGATCCTCTCAGCTGCCAAAATAAAGGCAGGCGGATACGGCGTCAAGGCTTCTACATACACATCTCAGGTACGTGGCGGCCCAACGAAGGTTGATATCATCCTTGATGAGAAGGAAATTTTATACCCTTATGCAAACGAGGGCGAGATAGAATTTATGCTAGCAACTGCACAGATAAGCTACGATGCCTTTAAAAGCGGCGTAAAAGAGGGCAGCGCGATCGTTGTTGAGCCAAATTTGGTAAAGGTGAGCGATGAAGACAAAAAGCGCTGGAAAATTTATGAAATTCCTATCATCTCTATCGCAAAAGACGAGGTCGGAAACGTCATCACTCAAAGTGTCGTGGCTCTTGGTGTGGCTGTGGCGATGAGTGGGTGTATGGATGAAAATTTGGTGCGTGAAGAGATGCTAGCAAGCGTGCCTGAAAAGGTTAAAGAGGCAAATGCCAAAGCTTACGAGCTAGGGCTAAAATACGCAAAAGAGCTTTTAAAATAA